In the Theobroma cacao cultivar B97-61/B2 chromosome 1, Criollo_cocoa_genome_V2, whole genome shotgun sequence genome, one interval contains:
- the LOC18612595 gene encoding TPR repeat-containing protein ZIP4 yields the protein MHDSIHSDTFTEKFTPLSNFRARRRKMRIAEISTPELRPPAHDRQSPSHHQDNHLLSQIECKIKQTETHPPDTPLPDSLPSDLRQLLTHLTQLLPFPTTNNSLKLHLWKLSYRLWNACVDLSNAAAAFRSPSSNFSPQNVAELRHVAADMLSLAVDVVGVPSPVIKSASFYYKTGLVWHDLKNFDLASTCFERATDLISKLDIRKISDAGERKLLLDLNIARSLTAWEISDKNLAITLLNRSKTLLFGSPVHFKALANQFLAFAKTALSRTENNGSFNEALKLMNEALELCEKGLSISRTREETVEIKELKSKILRFISAVHLQNGEFESVIKCVKVLRENGGESGDHHASLPVLAMKAWLGLGRYSEAEKELKGMVVNKGIPEGVWLSAVEAYFQAAGNAGLETAKGIFLGLLGRCHVSARAAVRVVHRVVGDDSGIEGSRIRAKMVSELASDERVVALFAGEAVAKERTAMHAVLWNCGSGNFRLKDYETSAEMFEKSMLYVPHDIENRVLRAKGYRVLSLCYLGLAQLDRAQEYVIEAEKLDPNIVCAFLKFKICLQKNDNCGAINQIETMITCMCFTPDFLSLSAHEAVASRALPVAVAALSKLLNFYTSGKPMPTAEVVVLRTLVTVLSQDLGKEPEVLKFLKQAYDRASKLGADCFFGKGEVGRREQNWFGVTAWNFGTKCGKEKHYDLCAEFLRLASGFYSFVVDGQLEENHIMTCRSLILTVSAMIASENQRMIPLPDAEVKCAVELLERAGKILNSLSVGSQLNDDKVNTIESDLFFMYVLNAYDMHGRLNNLESQQRLVKSFAGTKACSPQYLLQIGLNASQGPRFNVEVATFALSECLSGFLSSACPDYQNVALVVRRLIAIASMHKGDTDDDAVLSMYKQAYRIMVGLKEGEYPTEEGKWLAMTAWNRAALPVRMGQIDVAKKWMNAGLELARKVVGMETYQACMEDYVAGFEKKFDMQIAGESRRQLGQ from the exons ATGCACGACTCGATTCATAGTGATACTTTCACTGAAAAATTCACTCCGCTTTCAAATTTTCGCGCCAGAAGAAGGAAAATGAGAATCGCAGAAATCTCAACTCCGGAACTCCGGCCACCTGCACATGACCGGCAATCCCCTTCCCACCACCAAGACAATCACCTCCTCTCTCAAATCGAATGCAAAATCAAACAGACCGAAACCCACCCACCCGATACTCCCCTACCCGACTCGCTCCCTTCCGATCTCCGCCAACTCTTAACTCACCTGACTCAACTCCTTCCTTTCCCCACCACCAACAACTCTCTCAAACTCCACCTCTGGAAACTCAGCTACCGTCTCTGGAACGCCTGCGTCGACCTCTCTAACGCCGCCGCCGCCTTCCGCTCTCCATCCTCCAATTTCTCTCCTCAAAATGTCGCTGAGCTCCGCCACGTGGCAGCCGATATGCTCTCCCTAGCCGTAGATGTCGTCGGCGTCCCTTCTCCGGTGATCAAATCCGCTTCCTTCTATTACAAGACCGGTCTGGTCTGGCACGATCTTAAAAACTTCGATCTAGCGTCAACATGCTTCGAGAGAGCCACGGATCTTATCTCGAAGCTCGATATAAGGAAAATATCGGACGCAGGAGAGAGGAAGCTTCTGTTAGATCTAAACATCGCGAGATCTCTCACCGCGTGGGAGATTTCAGATAAAAATCTTGCGATAACACTACTGAACCGGTCCAAAACTCTCCTTTTCGGTTCACCAGTTCACTTCAAAGCTCTGGCGAACCAGTTCTTAGCTTTCGCTAAGACCGCTTTATCGAGAACTGAAAATAATGGTAGCTTCAACGAAGCCTTGAAGCTTATGAACGAAGCTTTGGAATTATGCGAGAAAGGATTATCTATTTCCCGAACACGAGAAGAAACGGTGGAGATCAAGGaattaaaatccaaaatccTGCGTTTCATCTCAGCCGTCCATTTGCAAAACGGAGAGTTCGAAAGCGTGATCAAGTGCGTTAAAGTTTTAAGGGAGAACGGTGGTGAGAGTGGAGATCACCACGCTTCATTGCCGGTTTTGGCAATGAAGGCGTGGCTTGGTTTAGGGAGGTATAGTGAGGCGGAGAAGGAGTTGAAGGGTATGGTTGTTAATAAAGGGATTCCCGAGGGCGTTTGGCTTTCTGCGGTGGAAGCGTATTTTCAGGCTGCGGGAAATGCGGGGTTAGAGACTGCCAAGGGGATATTTTTGGGGTTGTTGGGACGATGTCATGTTAGTGCACGCGCGGCTGTTAGGGTGGTTCATAGGGTGGTGGGGGACGATAGTGGAATTGAGGGGTCGAGGATTAGAGCGAAGATGGTGTCGGAGCTGGCCTCAGATGAGAGAGTGGTTGCGTTGTTTGCGGGTGAGGCTGTGGCGAAAGAGAGGACGGCCATGCATGCTGTTCTTTGGAATTG TGGTTCAGGTAATTTCCGattaaaagattatgaaaCGAGCGCTGAGATGTTTGAGAAATCTATGCTTTATGTACCACATGATATAGAGAATAGAGTTCTTCGAGCTAAGGGCTATAGAGTTTTGTCTCTCTGCTACCTTGGTCTTGCTCAACTAGATCGAGCTCAAGAATATGTCATTGAGGCTGAAAAG CTTGATCCAAACATCGTATGTGCTTTCCTTAAG TTCAAAATCTGTCTGCAAAAGAATGACAACTGTGGTGCTATCAACCAGATAGAAACAATGATAACCTGCATGTGTTTCACTCCAGACTTTCTGTCTCTCTCAGCCCATGAAGCTGTTGCTTCCCGTGCTCTTCCTGTTGCTGTTGCCGCACTTTCCAAGTTACTAAACTTCTACACCTCAGGGAAACCAATGCCAACAGCAGAAGTTGTAGTGCTACGCACCTTGGTCACAGTTCTCTCTCAAGACCTTGGTAAAGAGCCTGAAGTCCTAAAATTCTTGAAACAAGCATATGATAGAGCTTCTAAGCTTGGAGCTGACTGCTTTTTTGGAAAAGGAGAGGTTGGAAGACGAGAACAGAATTGGTTTGGTGTAACTGCATGGAATTTTGGAACAAAATGTGGAAAGGAAAAGCACTATGATTTATGTGCTGAATTTTTGAGACTGGCTTCTGGATTTTATAGTTTTGTTGTTGATGGACAACTGGAAGAAAACCATATCATGACTTGCAGATCATTGATACTGACTGTATCTGCTATGATAGCTTCAGAGAACCAAAGAATGATTCCATTGCCGGATGCTGAAGTAAAATGTGCTGTTGAGCTGCTAGAGAGAGCAGGGAAG ATACTGAATTCTCTCTCAGTGGGGTCCCAGCTAAATGATGATAAAGTTAATACCATTGAGTCTGACCTCTTTTTCATGTATGTGCTCAATGCCTATGATATGCATGGAAGACTTAACAATTTAGAGTCCCAACAACGCCTTGTTAAGAGCTTTGCTGGCACGAAGGCTTGCAGTCCTCAATACCTTCTCCAAATTGGCCTGAATGCCTCACAGGGTCCAAGGTTCAATGTAGAAGTGGCAACCTTTGCTCTCAGTGAGTGTCTCTCAGGCTTTCTTTCTTCTGCCTGTCCGGACTACCAAAATGTGGCACTTGTTGTCCGAAGGCTGATTGCAATAGCTAGCATGCACAAGGGTGATACAGATGACGATGCGGTGCTTAGTATGTACAAGCAAGCATACCGAATAATGGTTGGGTTGAAAGAAGGGGAATATCCAACAGAAGAGGGCAAATGGCTAGCAATGACTGCATGGAATCGGGCAGCCTTACCTGTAAGGATGGGACAGATTGATGTGGCAAAGAAGTGGATGAATGCTGGGTTGGAACTTGCTAGGAAGGTTGTCGGGATGGAGACTTATCAGGCATGCATGGAGGATTATGTTGCCggatttgaaaagaaatttgatatgcaGATTGCTGGTGAAAGCAGGCGTCAACTAGGGCAGTAG
- the LOC18612597 gene encoding rhodanese-like domain-containing protein 4A, chloroplastic, with protein MESVSVIHSSSPPFRNHPKTHKPTSSKSNPFFSSSFPIPNCIPQTPINQQTNFPTTKLTSPSPFTQSRNHLQSPLWILKNSSVLQSLTKTHLSFTLFNLLTSFPCLASETVISSTEPGKVSLEAILVSIDEFFNKNPFFVAGCTFIWLVAVPLTKEYLSKCKFISAIDAFGKLRDDSNAQLLDIRDDKTLASLASPNLKFLNKDSVQVQFTAEDENGFVKKVLQKFPNPASTVLCLLDNFDGNSLKAAELLYQNGFKEAYAIRGGVRGKKGWLAIQETLLPPSVHIKPKKKKKKKKVKISQQFGVNGAVSQVEDKKEDSSSTSAPVVESQTIDHEVTESMPHVKVGPRSFSPYPNYPDLKPPSSPTPSKP; from the exons ATGGAGTCTGTTTCTGTGATCCACTCATCATCTCCACCCTTCCGAAACCATCCAAAAACACACAAACCAACCTCCTCCAAATCCAATCCTTTTTTCTCAAGCTCCTTTCCCATCCCCAATTGCATTCCCCAAACTCCTATTAATCAGCAAACTAATTTCCCCACCACTAAACTAACCTCCCCCTCACCCTTTACTCAGTCCCGAAACCATCTCCAAAGCCCTCTTTGGATTCTTAAAAACTCTTCTGTTTTACAATCTCTAACCAAAACACATCTTTCTTTTACCTTATTTAACCTCCTCACTTCTTTTCCTTGTCTCGCCTCTGAAACAGTTATATCCTCAACTGAGCCAGGCAAAGTAAGCCTAGAAGCAATCTTGGTCTCAattgatgaattttttaacaaaaaccCATTTTTTGTTGCTGGCTGCACCTTCATTTGGCTGGTTGCTGTACCTTTAACTAAAGAGTACTTGAGCAAATGCAAGTTTATATCTGCCATTGATGCGTTTGGGAAACTCCGTGATGACTCAAATGCACAACTTTTGGATATTAGAGATGACAAGACTCTGGCTTCTTTGGCATcaccaaatttaaaatttttgaacaagGATTCCGTTCAGGTTCAGTTTACAGCTGAAGATGAAAATGGATTTGTCAAAAAGGTTCTGCAGAAGTTTCCGAACCCTGCAAGTACTGTTCTTTGTCTTCTTGACAA TTTTGATGGAAATTCCTTGAAAGCGGCTGAGTTATTGTATCAGAATGGTTTTAAGGAGGCTTATGCAATCAGGGGAGGGGTCAGAGGCAAGAAAGGGTGGCTG GCAATACAGGAGACCCTTTTGCCACCTTCTGTACATATTAAGcctaagaagaagaagaagaagaagaaggtcAAAATATCTCAACAGTTTGGTGTAAATGGAGCAGTTAGTCAAGTTGAGGATAAGAAAGAGGATTCTTCTTCTACAAGTGCCCCTGTAGTAGAGAGTCAAACTATAGATCATGAAGTTACTGAATCCATGCCACATGTGAAAGTTGGTCCGCGGTCCTTCTCTCCTTACCCTAAT TATCCAGATCTGAAGCCACCATCTTCACCAACTCCATCAAAACCATGA